A stretch of DNA from Micromonospora peucetia:
CCGGGCAGCCCGGGGGGCTTGTCGGTGAACGCCTCCGGCAGCGACACCGACGCCACGAAGATCACGGCCATGGTGGTGAACCCGAACAGGGGCATGATTCCCTGGTCGGCACGCACGACATTGCCGAGCGTGGCGAGACTGGTCCAGGCGGTCCACAGCAGCGCGAGCACCAGGAGGCTACCCAACAGGCCGCCCTCGCCGAGGGTCTTCGCGGAAGCGTTTGTGACGTTGATGAACGCGAAGACGAAGACGAGGTCGTAGAAGAGTTCCAGCCGGGTGACCTTGGCCCCGGGGGCTGCCGGTGCCAGCCGATGGGTGCCCACCTGGACCTGGTCAGTGCTCACGGGCCAAGTTTCGCAGCGGCCGGGAAACCACGGCGGCGAACCGGGGGAACAGCGGAGGCTCACGCCGCGCCGCCCCGCGGCCCCCGACCGGACGGTGGTCAACAGCGGAGCGTGAGGTGGAACCTGATGCGGGCCGACCGGTCGGCACCTTCCGCCGGACCGCCAATCGGTGCCCGATGGGGTGGACTCGGGCCGGTGGTGGCGGCAGACTGCGGCACGTGGCGGGAACGGTCCGGTTGGAGCCGGTGGACGAACGGAACCTGGAGCCGTTGCTCTCCGTAGCGGCTGCCGAGGCGGAGCCGGGCGACGTGATGCCGCCGGTGGAGGCTCCGGCGGGGTGGTCGCACGCCCGGCGGGAGGCGTTCCGGGAGTTCCACCGGGCGAGCTTCGGCGGTCTTCACGGCCCGACCGGCACCCGGATGTACGCGATCCTGGCCGGCGGCGAGGTGGTCGGCGTGATCCGGATGGCCCACCGCGACGAGCCGGGCACCGTCGAGACCGGGATGTGGCTGGGGCGCTCCGCCCGGGGGCAGGGCATCGGCGCGGCCGCCCTGCGCGAGTTGCTGAACGAGGCGGCGGCGGCCGGGATGCGGCTCGTGGTCGCGGAGACCACCACCGACAATCATGGCGCCGTGTCGGTGCTGGAGAAGTGCGGCGCGAAACTTCGCGAGGACGGCGGGAAGGTGCACGCCGAGATCTGCCTCGATTCGACGCTGCCAGCTCCGTGACGCCCCGGCCGCCCGTCAGCCGCCCCGCTTCTCGGCGTACGCGGCGAGCCAGGCGACCTGGGCCGGGTCGAGGGACGGGCGGACCCGGGAGCGGGCCGTCGCCACGTGCGCGGCGGTGACCGTGGACGCGGTCAGTGACTCCCGCATCGCGGCCAGCGCCGCCTCCCGTACCAGTGCGGCGCAGTCCGCCGCCGAGAAGCCGTCCAACTCCCCGCCCAGCGCCGCGAGGTCCACCTCGGGTGCCAGCGGCACGTTCCGCGACGAGGCGCGCAGGATCTCCGCCCGCGCCGGCCCGTTCGGCGGCGGCACGTACACCAGCCGTTCCAGCCGCCCCGGGCGCAGCAGGGCCGGGTCCACCAGGTCGGGACGGTTCGTCGCGCCGACCACCACCACGTTGCGCAGCGCCTCCACCCCGTCCAGTTCGGTCAGCAGCGCGGCCACCACCCGGTCGGTGGTGCCGCCGTCGCTGGCCTGGCCGCGTACCGGGGCGAGCGCGTCCACCTCGTCCAGGAAGATCAGGGTGGGCGCGGCCTCCCGGGCCCGGCGGAACAGTTCGCGGACGGCGCGCTCGCTCTCACCCACCCACTTCGACAGCAGCTCCGCGCCCTTCACCGAGAGCACGTTCGCCCGCCCCGAGCCGGCCAGCGCCGTGACCAGGTAGGTCTTGCCGCAGCCCGGCGGGCCGTAGAGGAGAACACCGCGCGGCGGCTGCACACCGAGCCGGGCGAAGGTGTCCGGGTAGGTCAACGGCCAGAGCACCGACTCGGTAAGCGTCTCCTTGACCTCCGTCAGGTCGCCCACGTCGTCCAGCGTCACCGAGGCCAGCTCCAGGGTGGATGCGGCCATGGTGGTGGGGCGGACCACCTCCCGGGCGGCGGTGAAGTCGGCCATCGCCACCGTCGGCGTCTCGGCCGACTTCTGCCGCAGCGCCGCGCGCACCCCGGCCTCGCGGACCAGCGCGGCCAGGTCGGCGGCGACGAAGCCGGGGGTACGCCCGGCGACCTCGTCGAGCCGCACGTCGTCGGCGAGCGGAACCTGCCGGGTCAGCACCGTCAACTGTTCCCGGCGCAGGGCCGCGTCCGGCAGCGGGACGCTGATCCGCAGCGAGAGCAGGTCCGGGGCGCGCAGCGCGGGGTCGACGGCCTCGGGCCGGCCGGTGGTGCAGACGACCGCCGCCCCCGCCCGTACGGTCTCGGCGACCACCTGCCGGAACACGGTGGCCACCGGCCCCGGCCCGTCCGCCGGGGCGAGCGCCTCCACGTCGGCGACCAGCAGCACCCCGGGGCCGCCCGCGCGCGCCTCGGCCGCGGCGGCGCGCAGCCGGTCGGCGGCGGCCTGGTTGGTCAGGGCGGCCACCTCGGGGGCCCAGAGCGGGCTGACCCGGGCCCCGACCCGGGCGGCCACGGCGCGCACCAGCGCCGCCTTGCCGGACCCGGCCGGCCCGGCGATCAGTACGCCCAGCGAGACGGTGGTGCCCAGCCGGCCGAGCACCTCCCGGTGGTGGAAGCCGAGGTCGAGCAGTTCGGTGAGCTCTTCGGCCTGCGTCCGCAGCCCGGGCAGCTCGTCCACCGACGGCGTGGCCCCCGACTCGGCCGGCCCCGCCCCGGTGCCGTTGCTCCGGGCCGCCCGGCCCACGGCGTCCACGTCGGCGGGCGGGCCGTCGGGGCGCAGGTCGGCCGCACCGGTGCCTCCGGGGCGCAGCCCACCGGCGGCGCTCCCGCCGCCGGCCGGGCGGATGCGGCCGGGCCCGGGCCCGATGCCCGGGCCGGTGGTGCCGGCGGAGCCGTGGGTCGCCTGGCCGTGCTCCCAGCCGACCACGGTGTCCATCGTGACCAGCGAACCGGTGTCGGGCTCGGCGGCGACCACGGTGAGCAGGGTGCTGGTCCAGGCGTACCCGACGCGGTTGGAGAGGCTGCGCCGGGCGGCTTCCACCAGGCTGCGCACCGAGGCGTCCGGCAGCACGTCCTGCGGCAGCAGCGACACGTCGTCCCCGGCCGTCACCACCTTGCCCAGCAGGGCCAGCCGGAGCATCTCGGGGGATACCACGGCGGCGATCTGCGCCGGCCCGGCGAGGAGCACCCGGCTGGCCGGCGTGACCGGCAGGCGGCTCACCGTCACCTGGCCGCCGTCGCGGATCCCGAGGTTGCCCAGCATCAGGTCGTCCGCGTAGACCAGCGCGGCGCTCGCGGTCGGCTCGGCCGGCACGACGATGCCGGCGGTGACCCGCCGGCCTGCCAGCCGCACCGGGTCGCCGGGACGCAGCGCCAGCGCGGTGAGCACCTCCGGGTGCAGCCGGACGATGCCCCGTCGGGCGTCCAGGGCCGCCGGCCGCAGGCTCGCGGTCAGGGTCAGGTCGGGTTCCGCCACCGCCCGACCCTAGCCGCCCTGGTCACGCCGCGCCCGACCCCGGTGCGTTCCGTGCTCTGTCGGACGGGTCACCGGCACCGAGCAGGGAAGGGTCGCGGCGGATCAGTTCGGCCAGCCGCGCTGCCGGGTCGGGGGTCAGCCTCTCCCGGGTCGGTGTCCACGCCGGCACCGTCTTGACCGACATAGGCCAGGCCGGCGGTGGCGCGGCGGCCTCCACGTCGACCGTCACGCCCGAGTCGGTCCAGACGACCCGCAGCGGGTACGCCTGCCCGTCGTGCTCGACGCGGATGCTGACCGCCGTGCCGGGATGGCCGGCCACCACCCGACGGACGGCCTCGGCGACCTCCGCCACCGGGTCACGGGGTTCCGCGCCCCGCCGGGTGTCGGCCCAGCCGGGGCCGGCGTTGCGTCCCTCGCCCCGGGTCTCGGTGCGCCCCGGGTCGGATCCGCCCTGCGCCTCCGCCGACGTGACGGCCTCCCCGCCCGCCGCCTCCGCCTCGGCTGCCCGACGGCGCAGCGCCTCCTCGCGGCGGGCCATCCGGGCCAGTGTCTCGTCCAGTCCACCTCTCATCACGACCACCCCTTCTCGTGAAACGGGTCGAACCGCCGGAGCGGTTCAGGACTTCCTCTCCCGGGTGGCCCGATCGAGTGCGCGGTCCAGGACGACCAGCAGGGCGTCCCGCACCGAGAGCCGGTCCCGGGCGTCGAACTGCACCAGGGGCACGTGGTCGCCGATGGCGAGCGCCCACCGGATCGCGTCGAGGTCGTGTGCCAGCCGCCCGTCGAAGGCGTTCACCCCGACCACGAAGGGCAGACCGGCCCGCTCGAAGAAGTCGATCGCCGGATAGCAGTCGTCCAGTCGGGCGCTGTCCACCACGACGAGCGCGCCGAGCGCCCCGAGGGCCAGGTCGTCCCACATGAAGCCGAACCGGGCCTGCCCGGGCGTCCCGAACAGGTACAGCTTCAGGCTGCGGTCGATGGTGACGCAGCCGAAGTCCATCGCCACCGTGGTGGTGGTCTTCGCGGAACGGATGCCCGGGTCGTCGACGCCGATCCCGGCGGTGGTCATCTCCGCCTCGGTGGTCAGCGGGGCGATCTCGGAGATCGCGCCGACCGTGGTGGTCTTGCCGACCCCGAAGCCGCCGGCGATGAGAATCTTGACCGGGATCGGCGGCGCGGCGGCCGGCGCGGGGCGGGGCACCGCGGCCACTCCGGTGGCCGGCAGCCGGTGCGGTGGTGGGGCTGACGCGGCGGGCTGCGGCCCCGTCGGGGAGCCGTACCGGGCGGCGGCGTTGTTGGCGGCGATCCCGCCCAGCGGGGCGACCGGCCATTCAGGAGATCGCACGGAGTCCATCAATCACTCGCAGGATGAGGTTGGGGTCGAGGGCGTCGGCGTGGTCGTGCACGTCCAGGTGACCTGCGGCGCGGAGGTCGCCGACCAGCACCCGGGTCACGCCGAAGTGCAACCGGGTCCGGGCGGAGATCTCGGCGACCGAGATCGGCTCACCGCAGAGCGAGACGATTGCCTGCAACTCGGGCGCCAGCCAGGTGAGCGGCGCCGCCCGGTCGGTCGCCGGCCGGGCGGTCACC
This window harbors:
- a CDS encoding GNAT family N-acetyltransferase, with the protein product MAGTVRLEPVDERNLEPLLSVAAAEAEPGDVMPPVEAPAGWSHARREAFREFHRASFGGLHGPTGTRMYAILAGGEVVGVIRMAHRDEPGTVETGMWLGRSARGQGIGAAALRELLNEAAAAGMRLVVAETTTDNHGAVSVLEKCGAKLREDGGKVHAEICLDSTLPAP
- a CDS encoding AAA family ATPase encodes the protein MAEPDLTLTASLRPAALDARRGIVRLHPEVLTALALRPGDPVRLAGRRVTAGIVVPAEPTASAALVYADDLMLGNLGIRDGGQVTVSRLPVTPASRVLLAGPAQIAAVVSPEMLRLALLGKVVTAGDDVSLLPQDVLPDASVRSLVEAARRSLSNRVGYAWTSTLLTVVAAEPDTGSLVTMDTVVGWEHGQATHGSAGTTGPGIGPGPGRIRPAGGGSAAGGLRPGGTGAADLRPDGPPADVDAVGRAARSNGTGAGPAESGATPSVDELPGLRTQAEELTELLDLGFHHREVLGRLGTTVSLGVLIAGPAGSGKAALVRAVAARVGARVSPLWAPEVAALTNQAAADRLRAAAAEARAGGPGVLLVADVEALAPADGPGPVATVFRQVVAETVRAGAAVVCTTGRPEAVDPALRAPDLLSLRISVPLPDAALRREQLTVLTRQVPLADDVRLDEVAGRTPGFVAADLAALVREAGVRAALRQKSAETPTVAMADFTAAREVVRPTTMAASTLELASVTLDDVGDLTEVKETLTESVLWPLTYPDTFARLGVQPPRGVLLYGPPGCGKTYLVTALAGSGRANVLSVKGAELLSKWVGESERAVRELFRRAREAAPTLIFLDEVDALAPVRGQASDGGTTDRVVAALLTELDGVEALRNVVVVGATNRPDLVDPALLRPGRLERLVYVPPPNGPARAEILRASSRNVPLAPEVDLAALGGELDGFSAADCAALVREAALAAMRESLTASTVTAAHVATARSRVRPSLDPAQVAWLAAYAEKRGG
- a CDS encoding GTP-binding protein gives rise to the protein MDSVRSPEWPVAPLGGIAANNAAARYGSPTGPQPAASAPPPHRLPATGVAAVPRPAPAAAPPIPVKILIAGGFGVGKTTTVGAISEIAPLTTEAEMTTAGIGVDDPGIRSAKTTTTVAMDFGCVTIDRSLKLYLFGTPGQARFGFMWDDLALGALGALVVVDSARLDDCYPAIDFFERAGLPFVVGVNAFDGRLAHDLDAIRWALAIGDHVPLVQFDARDRLSVRDALLVVLDRALDRATRERKS
- a CDS encoding DUF742 domain-containing protein; the protein is MTREVAGGEPDPEPTIRIRPYLHASSPYDARPGLPATTAAPAPEDGPAGPRPFVLTAGRVAGADPAIGLETQVTARPATDRAAPLTWLAPELQAIVSLCGEPISVAEISARTRLHFGVTRVLVGDLRAAGHLDVHDHADALDPNLILRVIDGLRAIS